The following is a genomic window from Strongyloides ratti genome assembly S_ratti_ED321, chromosome : 1.
GCTGGAGCTTATATGGagaaatgtttaaaaaagtcAGATGTTGATATATGGACACAAAATATTCGATTAAGTTTATATGGATTAGCTATTGGAGGTGGATCAATGATTATTaaagattttaataatattcaagAATGTAAgttagatatatatattttttttataaattattatacaaaaaacaTTTAGATGGAATGTTTCATGGATTTGATATATTAGTTTGGATATTAACAGCTGTTAATTCAGTTGGTGGCTTATTAATTGCTTTAGTAATGAAATATGCTGATAACATTCTTAAAGGATATGCTCAATCAATGTCAATTGTTGGTGCTGCAGTAGGATCTATgtttttattcaatttttcaCCAAATTTTATGTTTCTATTTGGAACAGCTAATGTTATACTATCAATTATTCTTTATTCAAATTACCCTTATGTAGCTCGTTcataatagtattttttttttgtatatacaTACGTTTAGCTATCATATCATAAATCACTAaagttatctttttttatttcctaATCATAAACAAAACAACTATCTTCTagtcttaatttttttcatggCAATTACTAAttcaacaattttatataaataagcATCCAATGGAAAGTCTTGTTCCTCCACATCCtcatcattatttaataccAATATATCCCATCGTGGCCAATCATCTAAATCACATTCTGTCTCTGCATCATCAATTCCCTTTGAAAATACATACCCGCGTTTAGTTCGTGATTTTTCTCCTGCAATCATTCTTACTGTAATAACACTATTACTATATGTTtcttgaaaatatataatatctgACTTTCTTCGACAATCacttattataataacatcAGATTTTATAGATTTTTCCATAGTTTTCTTACAAAATATATGTGGATCTATACGCCGTTGATCCTCTCCCCATTTTACCATTCTTCTTctataaatttctttataatgTGAAGATGTTTTTAATTCACAACCATCTAAATCATTAAGTTTTGCAAATTCATCCTTAAGTGGATGAGATAAAGAACGAATTTCAACATTTATATCTCTATCTGTTAATAATTTAGCTAATAAAATACAAGTAAAATCTTTTCCTGATTTTCTTTTTCCAGACATACATACAATTATAACCATTCTAGATTATatcaacaataaataaatttttaataaattacaaatacaaatcttttttttttttattactaaaaatatattatagtataatatttagataaataatacgggaaataaaattatataaaaaataattattaaacttaataaaaaaaataataataattatataattactcataaatattaaccttttattttcattaaattttccAATTATCGTCTTAAGAgaaaagtaaattatttaataattcattattttaattttaattaaaaagttttttttaatatactataaaatatgatcaaaaaacaaaaaagaaaatatatatatatacatatatataaaattattccaTAAAACTATGTAAAGATcatactataaaaattaaaatattttaacatacataacttaaatttttataacattatttaaatataacaaagtttaaaaattattatacaaCAATACAAGGCAAAGGAGCTGTATAACTAAAATTATACCATTTGTCAACCATCCCtagatacatttttaaagatttatctgaaatatatttataattttaaatccaatattttaaacaaataatagtTTTTCTTAGTCATATACTAAAAAAGGTTGTactatataaaagtaaatttgtatacatttaaagataaaatttattatgccattttaaatagaatctaaaattaaaactttttttttttgttatttttaaatttaaaaaagattttatataattagattaattataaaaaatattcttacaATTTCCCTACattcatataatatttttctatagttaaataaaaaataataactttttaaaatatttaaataaaaatttatatatatatatatatttgacatatgttatataaggataaattttttttttaatataatagttgtataatttaatttaaaataaattatatatatataataatttaagcATTTAACTATGTCATGATAACGTAAATGAcatagtaaaaaatttgtaagcaaaatgttaatatatatatgtatatatatatgaaatattctttttttttattttgattggtaatatataaagtagctgatataatattactaCACATATACTGTAACACATATCTTTTATCTTTTGTAAGAAATCATGAGAAGTAtcaaaatcatttatatccgtaaaaaaaataatctaaaGTCATTAAagtgaaaatatataatcacAATCTAATAACCAAAATCTTGATTAATTAAACAATACCACATAtcaactttttattaaatataaataccggaaaaaaaaacatgaaTACGAATGTCTTCAAATAActtatgataatttatagatcaatttttataaactgaTATTACACATACTTTGTACTTTTtgtaaaagtataaaattaaaaattatctacattaattttactttaatatataaaaaaaatatttagtaaaatattacaaaaaaaaatatatatatagtagtATTGTGAGagctttataaaatattaataagacatatatatataaaaagttacaAAAAACAGTTCCATGTCGTTACAGTAACGGcaaataaacaataataaatttaaatgttttttggtcattttatatgaaaataacAATCAAATGTAAGGATGATAATTAAGCTCCAACAATAATGTTGTTAATAGGAATATGAATAAGTTTGACAAAGAAACCAATAAATCCCATAATGGCAAATCCAACAGCGGTAGCAGTTGCTATCTTTtgatattctaaaaataaaagagagttattttacatatattgGGAAAATATGTTTGtcagtaaaaatatatggcAATTTATCATGGTATAGTTTGCCACTACAATAAGATAAGGTTATTGACGGGCTATTTTGGATAGAAGAAGCAAATAATATGgggtcaaaaaaaaattttttttttaacaaaactaACCTTTACGATCTGGTTTGGTACATCTTCTTACTAATCTTACAGAATCTTTAGTGAATTTCTTGAGTGGGTCAACAATTTCTTCTTGTAAATAATCCATTATACTTATTAAAATGTctctaaaataataaattaataatacctctgttaataaaatatatttggaATATTAAActgaatatattaaaatgcaCGGAAGTTTTTAAAGGATGATTTAGTTGTGTTGACGAAACACTTTATGTTTGAACAATTTTTGTTGCGTTGGAAGCACTGTCGAATTGCTAACTTTTAAACAGAAGTTTGGAATTATATGTCCTCTATACGCTAagtatagtaaaaaaaaagctacTATGTGTATTCTATATCTTTATCGTTATCACgattaataatagtaatacaTAGACAAACTTAAATTGacatgaaatttttttcgtctattttttataattaaaaaaaaaaaatttttgaaaaaaaaatttttgaaaaaaaaacttatgcTTATTACAGATAaggaaatatatttttttataatttcattttaatttaaagttCCCTTTATGAACTCACAAAATgtcattttttgaaataaggtatatttaaaatggtttaaaaattctatctctacaataaaaacatttgaaaaataatcttttctTCCCCAAATATGAACTAAAAACAATTTCAGGTAACCACAACCTTTTTAAAGAAACatatatggaaaaaaaagattttgaaacatccttgaaaataaaaattatctattgaatgacaataatttcattaaattagGTTCATTGGttcctataaaaaaaaaacataaaaacaatgtttttaaaatttcttaaaaattgatatctatcatattttgttattttttttttaggataATACGACAAAAAGTTACTTTCtggttattttataaaaatgactaattattatttgtaatattatatcaaaaataatagaatatcttcttcttttttttttgaatttttttttatgtaataaataatgtcTAGGAGCATTcaattaaatttgaaaatatttaacaaattacaaatattatttaataaaattttagcaGATGAATGgttaatcttttataaatcaGAGTTAAAATTAGATATTGCTAACTAGGAGAAATAGgttaatgttaaatatataattaacaactatttgcatatttttttttattttgtcatTGAAGCTATCTAAGAAAATGTTTGATAGAAAATCTAGAAAAtgcaaataataaaaattttacatttagtatataaaatatttttttttttcgtttTAATATCAACAGATAAAAAGTAACATTGAAAGttgaaatgaaaaattaattcattggtaacatttaattatttaatgtataacaaaaaatttgttttaaataactttgttttttaataaagataatgatatttgattttaaataatcttgAAATCAAAGTTTTTGTGTAAATTTTGATGttacatttaaaatcatAATATCTTATTTCAAATtgattgaatttttttttaaatataaagtttcTATATAATAAGATATTATAGTCAAATTactgtttataaaaaaataaactaggATATTGATAAgccaaattttttaaagaataactCTAAAGTTGttacttatttttactacaaaaaaaagtgtcATAATCTAgtttataacaataattaatatttatcctaaaagtttatttataatcaGGTTCTAAGGattgattatttattttaacatgaactatgtaataattattaattttaataataaatcaaaGAATGCTATAtttaagataataaaataacattttaaaattttttctaacattacattaatataaattaggTATATGTATGTAGATGTGATATGGCATAATAACTAGTCTTTTATATAGTTAATATTAATTGGCTAAGACGattcataaatttataaaaatatactttttgtATTTGAAGGCCACAACTGAAGTCAAAGAGTTAAACAAGTATAAAacttattgataaaattttaattaaaaatcatgCTTTATCCAATGTAATTATTTACACTTTAACCGAAACCGGATTTTATATGAGTCAGAAAAATAGATGAATAAGTGACAGCGTATCTCCATACAAGAGTTTAATTATAGAATATAtctttctaaaaaaaattttttttttctaaaaatatagataTCAAAAAGTAGtctatatttttctatattttaaactatattctttatattaaaataatataaattttataaatataatattgtatttttcGAGGCCATCTTACTTGGATATCATTTTGTTAATAACTCCAGCTATCTTTTTAGATATCttatatatgaatatttaatcagattatatcaatttatttaagATGTATTATCATATTAGTAAGAAACATTTCTAACACAAAATAAAGAAACTGTATTTGTTAAAGAGGACACCATGatgtataattaataataaaatacatttttatatatattattattgtaatatatatgtataattataaatttttgctttattttttaatatatatattttttattactataaataatcatttacatattttagaatgataaaaaaagttttaattataattgtattatttatgaTATCACAAAATGTTAATGGAAATTTTCCCGATAATTTAGATGCTTTTTTAggattattatttgatacaGAAGCATGTaagtaattaattaattgatttttatttttattattatataataaatatttttttaggtGAAAATTTTGTAGCTAATGCAGATTATTTGGGTGTTGCTACTAGAAAATGTGATCCATATACATGTGATTTTCCTCATGAAATGTGTATGCGACCCTCTGCACTTTATAAAGAGGAAAAAGCTAATC
Proteins encoded in this region:
- a CDS encoding Protein transport protein Sec61 subunit gamma, with protein sequence MDYLQEEIVDPLKKFTKDSVRLVRRCTKPDRKEYQKIATATAVGFAIMGFIGFFVKLIHIPINNIIVGA
- a CDS encoding Phosphomevalonate kinase, which produces MVIIVCMSGKRKSGKDFTCILLAKLLTDRDINVEIRSLSHPLKDEFAKLNDLDGCELKTSSHYKEIYRRRMVKWGEDQRRIDPHIFCKKTMEKSIKSDVIIISDCRRKSDIIYFQETYSNSVITVRMIAGEKSRTKRGYVFSKGIDDAETECDLDDWPRWDILVLNNDEDVEEQDFPLDAYLYKIVELVIAMKKIKTRR